cGCTGGTTGTCCTATGTTATCCATCTGGCGCTTTCGAGTCGCCAATAACgcagaagggaaagaaagaaaaagaaaggaagtaaaaaaaaaggaccAGAGAAAGACAAACACGTCGATGCGTCAAGCGTGGGAATCTCGGATGTGACATTCCAACACCTCTCATTGTCCAACGAAATCACAAACCATAAACTCATTCCTCTCGTACATCACCTCGTATCTTCATCTCACAGTCGTTCGCCTGTCGCGCATTTACTGGATTCCGGCTGGGAATaagaagctgaaggatCAGGGGAAGAATAAAAAGGCATAACACTAAGAACTAGAGGCTGAATTACTTGAGAACCAAAAGCCAAAGTGAGAAAAACCGACAATGTTCTCCTCCGAGATAGCGCGTATGAGAAAACTGGGCGTTCAGGGGGTAAGTTCCCGAGCTGGTTGTATATTCTCTTGCTAATTATTTTTATCTATTACTTCCTCACGCTACTTTTCTCGCTCTCTTTGTGTGTCTATGTGTGTACGATGTTCCACTCTCTCGTCACTTGCCATGAACTCGTCTTTACGTTCATCTCTATTAACGCCCCAACATTACGCAACATTCCCAACCTCCTACTTTGGAACAACCATACAATGCTTCAATGGCGGGGAAAAATAGATGCTTTTCCAAACACTCAACCTCTTAACGGTAGTGGCCTCGGGGCTTATGATGTGGAAAGGTCTCTGTCTGCTTACGAATTCCGAAAGTCCGATCGTCGTTGTCCTCTCGTAcgtctcctcatctttctcgcACTTTCTTTTAAGGGGGGTATTTTGGGCTGATAACAGAGGGAAAACTTGGGGTGTATTGTAATGTTGTAGAGGATCAATGGAACCAGCGTTTTACAGGGGCGATATCTTGTTCCTCATGAACCCTGCGGATGTACCGTATGAAGTTGGGGATATCACGGTTTATAAAGTGTACGTTTCTGTTTTCTTATGACGTATTTGTCAGGATGGGCTGATAGAAACTCTGGTGGTGATGTAGCCCAGGAAGTGAGATACCGATTGTCCATCGAGTGATAGAGTCACACATCACGTTtgttctcctcttttctttctttttacaCGATCCTCAACTTACACACCTCACCCCTGCCTCCAAAAAACAAATAGAAATACGACCCAGCTGCTCCTCACAAAAGGGGACAACAACCCTGGGGACGATATCGTGCTCTATAACGGTCTTCAGTGGATTGAGCGTCGGCATATTATCGGTAAAGTTCGAGGGTGAGTGGCTCCCTTCATTCTCTGACATATATCCACTATCCGCCCGTCGTCTACCCACTGTCTTTTTGTGGTTGCCCCATCCATCGCTGCCACTTGTTTTATGGTGGGGAATGTGGCGTGCTGTGatatgatgaggatgaagatcaggatgaagaggagaaaataAGCTAACCAGAAAGCTCGTGCAGGTTCCTTCCATACGTCGGCTATGTAACGATCGCCATGGTGAGTCCAACAGTAcctccatttcttttttctttccaatTCTCTTCACCGTCTATTAGGGTCAAACGCGAAGATAGCTAACCTTTATGAATGTTAGAACGATTACCCGCAACTCAAGTATGCACTGTTGGGTACCATCGGCTTGGTCATGCTCATCCAGCAGGAACAATAAAGTATGAGTCTGGTCGATGGGCATGAACTGGTATAGATGGGCATGAGTCTGGTAGATGGACATGAGTCTGGTAGATGGACATGAGGGGTTCGTTTTGTATCATATGCATTATATGTTTCCTCAGGGTTTACAAGCCGAAGAAGGATACAGCGATATGCATAGGCCGGCggtgggaaggagaaagttGGCTGTATTTGTAAAAGGTAATTCACGTAAAATTCACAGCGATACACGCGTTTTCGGTTGGGGGAGGTGGGTTTTACAAGCTAGTCGCCGTCGGAACGGTTTGACGCTTTCGATGTTGTTGATCTTGTCGTCCTTCGGTTTTTATTTCGACAGAcacatcttttcatcttgtCTTCTACATTTTACATTACATATTCGTCCTGGCCTGCACGATCTCATTTTCGCGCTCTGGATACATATCtcgaggaaagagggaaatAGGAAATAACGACTAGCGATCTAATCCAGTGACCAA
Above is a window of Cryptococcus tetragattii IND107 chromosome 1, whole genome shotgun sequence DNA encoding:
- a CDS encoding signal peptidase I; protein product: MFSSEIARMRKLGVQGMLFQTLNLLTVVASGLMMWKGLCLLTNSESPIVVVLSGSMEPAFYRGDILFLMNPADVPYEVGDITVYKVPGSEIPIVHRVIESHITNTTQLLLTKGDNNPGDDIVLYNGLQWIERRHIIGKVRGFLPYVGYVTIAMNDYPQLKYALLGTIGLVMLIQQEQ